The genomic DNA ACACATTCAGAAATGATACCTATCATTACATCGAATCAGCAGGCGTATCCTGCGAGTGCGGCGCAAAGTGGTATGTATTTCTTATGGCAGCTGAACCCGGATGATACAGTTTATAACGTTCCATTTATATGGCAATTAAGTGCCCCGCTAGATATTGCGAAATTACGCCATGCGGTGAGCCAATTGATTGAACGGCATGAAATTTTAAGAACGCAATTCGGAATGGAAAATCAACAAGTCTATCAATATATTCAAGACTGTTATACACCTGACTTTGAAGTCGTCACATTAGATGAGCAAGACCCTCAAGTATTGGTAGAACGTATGGTACAGCCATTTGATTTAGAACATGACCGGCTTTTACGTATACGTTATATTCAAACACCAGAAGATGACTTTTTATTTATGGATACGCACCATAGTGTTAACGACGGCATGAGTCAGACTCTCATTTTAGATGAGCTGAGTCAACTATATCAAGATAAATCATTGCCTACGATGACGCATCAGTATAAAGATTACAGTGAATGGATCAAACAACGTGACATGACAGACCATCATGCGTATTGGCATCAATTATTAGCAGAAACGCCCCCAACGTTAGAGCTCCCACTGGATTATCCAAGACCTCATGTCAAATCAACAGAGGGGGATATGTATCAATGGCAGTTAGATGAAGTGCTAAGCCATAAAATTAGACAGTATGTTCAACAACATGATGTGACTGACTTTATGTTTTTTATGAGTGTCATTATGGTTTTATTAAGTCAATACAGTCGTCAAGAGGAGATTGTGTTAGGAAGTGTGATGAGTGCGCGGACACATCCAGATACGGAACGCATGTTAGGGATGTTCGCGAACAGTGTCGTGTTCAAAGGTCAACCGACACGCAATAAACCGTGGCTGACATTTTTAGAAGAAATGAAAACGATGAGTTTAGCGGCTTATGCGCACCAAGACTATCCATTTTCTGTCTTAGTGGATGAATTAATCGCGCAACGTGATGCATCACGACACCCATTTTTTGATGTCATCGTTGTGCGTCAAAACAATGAAGTGCATCATGCGCATTTTGGCCATAGTCGACTCACACATCAACCACCGAAAAGTACCACAGCGAAGTTTGATTTGTCTTTCATTATTGAAGAAGTGCATCATCAATTTGTTTGGAATATTGAATATCGGACAGACCTGTTTCAAAAAGAAACAATCCATCATATGTGTGATCAATTTGAAGTGATGATCCAGACAATATTGGAGCAAGACTTATTACGCATTGGTCAATTGCCTATTGCGCGACCCGACATGCGTCAGTGGCTTGAAACACATGTGACACCAAAACCGATGGCGTATCCTGAACAGGAGACTGTCGGCAGTCGAATTGAACAGTTGGCGCTACAAACACCAGAGGCTACAGCGTTGATTTTTGACAACCAACATCATTCGATACATAGGTTATATCGACGTGCATTAGCTATTGCGCGTCATTTGTACGAACAAGGTTGTCGTAAAGGAGATCGTGTGGCGCTTCTCATGACAAGGGGCCCAGAAATGATTGAAAGTATGATTGCTGCGGCATGGCTGGGTTGTCCTTATGTGCCGATTGATCCAGATTATCCGGCATCACGGATTGACTTTATTTTGAAAGATGCGGAAGTGAAACATATTTTGACGAATGCGCCAGCACACTCTACAACTGTGACCAATTCGGATGTGAGAAGTTGTGTTATACGAGAAGATGATGCACAAGTGATTCAATCAAGTGAACACGTGGAAGCGAACGATGTATTGTATATGATTTATACATCTGGAACGACAGGTCAACCAAAAGGCGTACAAATCACACATCGTAATGTAATGAACTTAGTCACAGGTTGGTCTCAATATATACAACTGACGTCTCAAGATGTGTTATTACAATACGCCAATATTGTGTTTGATGCGTCTGTGATGGAGATTTATTGTGCGTTATTCAATGCATGTCCTTTAGTGATTGCTTCTGAACGAGAAAGAAAGGACATTTTCGCTTTAGAACACTGTCTCCGTACACAACACGTCACTGTTGCTTCGATCCCCGCACAACTATGCATGATGATGACCGACTATCATTTACGTTGCTTAGTGACAGGAGGTTCTGTGAGCACGCCAGAACTTGTTGATAGGGTTCGACCGCATTGTGAAATGTATGTCAATGCCTATGGACCAACCGAATCCACAGTGATTACAACGGCATGGATGGATGACGGCAAGTCCACATTACAACGCGTTCCGATTGGACGACCAATCCCGAATGTACAAGTGTATATTATGTCTGAAGGACGACTATGTGGTGTGGGTGTACCTGGAGAGCTTTGTATTGCGGGTGACAGTTTAGCAAAAGGTTATTTAAACCGTCCTGAAGTTAATGCACAAGCTTTTATTCCGCATCCTTGGGGTGATGGACAATTATATCGCACGGGCGACTTAGCGCGTTATTTAAATAATGGTGAGATTGAATTTTTAGGTCGCATCGATCAACAACAAAAACTGAATGGCTATCGTATTGAATTAGAAGAAATTACAAATCAAATGAACCAAATCGCAGGTGTTTTGGATAGTGCAGTCACAGTGGATCGTACACGTGCACATCCATTTTTAGTGGGCTATTATGTAGCTGAAACAGAGCAATCTGATGTGATACGACGTGCACTCACAGATCAGTTGCCACAGTATATGGTGCCACAGGTGTTCATTAAATTGGATCAATTGCCTTTAACGCCTAATGGAAAATTAGATACGAAAGCTTTACCTGCTGCGGATTCACAACAAGTCCGTACGTTGACCCCACCACGAAATAAACAAGAACAACAATATGTCGATGTATTCGAACAAGTATTAAATGTGAGCCCGATTGGCATTGACGATGATTTCTTTGAACTCGGTGGTAACTCACTTGCGACGATGAAAGTCGTGATGTTGCTGAAACACAAAGGAATTGAAACGTCGATGCAAGCTATTTATGAATACAAAACCATCCGTGCGTTAATAAACCAAAGCGAATCGACACAGTTAAATGTCCCGGGAAATATTGACGCCTTGCAAACGATGATTGCGACTAATCAAACGCCTTTGTCAAAAGTGTCACAACAATCTTTAGGAACAGTATTACTGACAGGTGCCACCGGATTTTTAGGTGCTTATTTACTTTATGAACTAACTGAGCGCCACCAACGTGTGCATTGTCTTGTTCGGGCAGAAAGCGCATCACAAGCCCGTGACCGTTTAATCGACAATTTGAATCATTATTTTGAGCCATCGACGTGTGAAAAAATGATGCACAACGTTGACATCATATATGGTGACACAAACCAAGATTTCACACAGTTAGCTACGTCTATCGACACGATTATTCATGCGGCGGCGCGAACAGACCATTTTGGCGAAGATGAAGACTTTTATGAAGCCAATGTCAAAAGTACAGCACAGCTTATCTCCTTGGCCAAACAAGCTCAAGCTCAGCTGATTTACATTTCTACATTGAGTGTGGCAGGCACCTTTTCTGAAGAACAAGAAGACACGCAATTCTCAGAAACAGCCATTTTTAAAAACCAACAGATTACGTCACCTTACGCACGAAGTAAATTTTATGCCGAGCTTGAAGTATTACAAGCCATGCGAGAAGGATTAAAGGCGAAAATGATGCGTGTAGGAAACTTAACAAGCAGTAGACACGGCAACATCACCATGAAAAATATGCGGACAAATCGCTTTTCTATTGTTATGCATGACTTACTTCAACTCGATAAGATAGGGGTATCTGCGGCACAAACACCAATTTCATTTTCGTTTGTTGATGAAGCGGCACAAATGGTTGTACAATTCGCGGAAATCCAACAAAGCACGTACAACATCTTTCATATTACGAATAACCATGAATATACAATGCAATCGATGCTTGAAAAGCTAACAAATCGCACAATTAAGGTGGTGGATGACGCAACATTTGATCAATATGTACATGATGCCGGTTATTATGCATGGGTGGGATTAATGCATCACGATGATAAGCTGAAACCTGCCATTATCACGCAAGATTTTACACAGTCTGTCATGAACGCACTGGATTTAAGCTGGTCAGAACTATCAGAAACATGGTTAGCCCGTTGGCAACAAAGACTTAACGACACATTCAAGTAGGTGAAATGTAATGATATTAATTGTTAATTTAGAAAAGATGACCACAGCCATAACGAAACAACTTGCGCATAAACAATATCTGTTTAAAAGAAATCATACGAAACACCACTATAAAAGTAATGAAAATCAGCACTGTATTGGTGAACTACTCGTGCATTACGGGTTAAAAACGATGTATCAGCTCGACCCTTTAGATTGGCAGTTTAAATTTGGTGCCTATGGTAAACCTTACATTGACACACCGCAGCCGGTATTTATCAGTTTGTCGTATAGTGGTAAGTATGTCGCTTGTGCATTTGACCAAAGTGAGATTGGCTTAGATATTGAAAACCTCAGTACAATTGAATGGCAACGATTGAAAATGCAATTTACAAATGAAGAAGCACAATGGATTGATAATGAAACACAATTTTATATGATTTGGACGCAAAAAGAAGCTTATGCCAAGTTGACAGGGAAAGGCCTATCAGAAGGTGTTGCAACAAATAATGTATTAGAACCCCTTTATTTTCACGGACAACCTGTCGCATTTCAAACACAGATTAAAGATATTTTGATGATCCAACTTTGCCAAGCAGCGCCCTGTACACAAACGCCAATGATTGAAGTCGATGTTGCGACATTACTGAAATAACCATCTTTATGTAGCTCAACGCGCTATGACCATTGACACAACTTCAATCATTTCAAATGTTGAAGCGGTCACATTTTGCACTTTTAATGACAGTGTGAAGTGTGACTGCTTATTGTCAAAATAAAGTGGATTATTATATGATTTGATTAATAGTGAATTGTAGAAAGATAGCAGATGAGAAAGGGTGTTTCATATGAAACAACATGAAGTGGTGGAAGTAAAGAATGCAGTGGAAGACGCATTGGTAGAGGTACAAAAAGTAAAAAAGTTAATCAAGGACGTCCGTATTTGGAGTGGGTTTGATATGTTAGGAAATAGTTCAATCCATAGCTATTTCAAAAGAAGAAAGATTAAAAAAATGAATACGCATCTATCGCAATTACAAACGCAATTGCAAAATACAGTGCCCATGCTTAAAAATATGGATGAGGATTTAGTATTAGCGATTTCAAATAGTGAAAAAGATCAACTGTATGATGTTTGGTGGGATAATATCTTCACAGATGCTAAAGTACATGGCGAAATCAAAAAAGTGAAAAAGAGTGTCGAACAATTAGAAATCGCTTTAAATCGCATTTTAGCATCTTTGAATTAAACAATTACGCATAGTTTGGCATACATAAAAATTACACTTTTATAATCATAAAACACTTGACTTTATATTGTTTTAACGTAATATAATTAATATAAATATGTTATATGATTTATTAATTATTAAAAAATAATATGAAGGAGTGGAATTTATGCTGAAAATGCTCTCTGCGTTATCGACGTCTCTCACATTGTTGCTCATGCCAATGGTTTTTGCTCCTACGACTTATGCCAGAAGTTTGTTTTCCAGACCGTTACCTTCTTCTACCGTTGCTCAAACTGCACCTAAAATGATGTTAATGAATCACGATGAGAATGACAGTCCGCATCAAGATGCAACTGAAAACAAAACACCCGCAACTGAAAGTGCTCATCAAGATCAACAGAATCGCACCTTGCCTCCTTTTTATTACCCTAATGTTAATGAATATATAATAGAACATCATCTGCCTCACTCAAAAATTGTAAAAGATCCAAGAATGAATACTTTACCACATCTCAATTACAAATATGGAACTTATATCGGTGTTGTGATTCACGAAGTGGGTGAAGATAACCGGACACTTCAACAATGGGTCGATCGAATGTACGCTACATATGAAAGAGCGTTTGTACATGCCTTTGTAGACAATAAAGAAATTCATCTCACTGCACCATCAGAATATTACGTTTGGGGTGCAGGCAAACAAGCTAACCCGTATTTTTACCAAATCGAAGTTGTCAGAATGTATACTTTTGATGATTTTGCAAGATCGGTCAATAACCAAGCGTGGCTCGCAGCGTATATGTTAAAACAAAATCATTTAACACCAACACTCGCTGACGATCAAGAAGGCGTGGGCTCCGTCATTAGTCACAATGCAGTTCGAAAATATTGGGGCGGTACAACACACGTTGACCCAATAGCATATTATGCAATATGGGGATATGATATGCATCAATTCTTTGATTTGGTGAAGTATCATTATAATCATATGTAAAAAATAAAATATAGCTATCTTATCGTATTAGAAAAAACTTTTGTAAGCCATTAATTTAAAGGTTTGTTGCCTGATTTTTTAGGTAGCAAGCCTTTTTAATGTCTATTTTTTTTATGCGATGGTCTTTATTAAAACTACAACTTTTTTCTTGATTTAAAATGCTATAAACTTATCGTTAAATAAAATTAATAAAGGTGTGGTAAAAAATGAAAAAAATATACAATATTATCACAACAGTTCTTATTTTGATCTCTTTAACGATTATTATGACCTCCATCTTTGTGCATAATGAACAATATCAAACGATGATTAATACCGTCTTGTTCATCCTTGTTATATTTATAGGTATATTCGCCGTTACAGTTAGAATCATACACGACAAAACTAAAAAATAAAGAAATCGCATGTTGTTTTACAAATCATTAACTTCATATTGCGATGATGCCTGGCTTTATTCTCTTTTTTGTCAACAAGGAATCGGATTGCTCTTAAAAAGGTAAAATGAAAGGAAATGACACAAATAATGTGTTTTGCGCTATAATTTAAAATAAAGCGTCAATTTATTATACAAGCACCATACGAGGTTAGAAAATAAATCGTTTTGGAGATGTAAGATGGAAGCATTATTTGAGTTAATTAAAAGTCTTTTGTATATTATTGTGTTCATTCCTTACTATTTCATTGCTTTTGGGGTAGTAATGTACGCATTAATACTATGCTTATTGATAGTGAGAGAACCGATCAAGAGATTTTTCGATCGCCATTACTATGGTGAAGATAGTGATCAAATTTCATATGCAGCGGGGCCGTGGTTCATTCTTGCATGGGCTGTGTTAATTAGTTTCATAATTATTGTAGTATTACTTTATATTTTTGCACTTCTCTTAGGAGAAGTTCTGATATTTATTTTATTTGTTATTGGTGTGTGTTTGTTGTATAAAAAATTTAAGTCAGGGTTTAAATAGAGAGGGTTTGAGTCTGGATGGCATATCAAAGTGAATTTGCGTTAGAGAACGATGTATTAAAACAGTTAACTCAGATGGGGTATGAACAATTAAATATTCATACACACGATGAAATGTTACAAAATTTTAGAGCAATTATTAATGAGCGTCATATAGAAGCACTCAATCATCAACCATTAACAGATACTGAGTTTGATCGTTTAATTACAGATATTAATGGTAAATCTGTGTTTGATAGTGCAGTTATTTTAAGGGATAAGTATGTACTCAAACGAGACGATGAAACGGTTGTTTATTTAAGCTTCCTTGATCAAAATAAATGGTGTCAAAATAAATTTCAAGTTACAAATCAAGTGAGTGTGAAAGATACTTATAAAAGTCGATATGATGTGACAATTTTGATAAATGGTTTACCATTAGTTCAAATTGAACTTAAGCGCAGTGGTGTCGCTATTTCAGAAGCATTTAATCAGGTAGAACGTTACCGCAAACAAAACTTTACTGGCTTATTTAGATATATCCAACTGTTTGTGATTAGCAACAAGATGGAAACACGCTACTATGCGAATAGTGATTTAACGATATTGAAGAGTCATATGTTCTACTGGAGTAATGAAAAAAATGAAAGAATCAATCATTTGAAGCGTTTTATTGAGGACTTTTTAGAGCCGTGTCATCTCGCTAAAATAATCAGTCGCTATATGATTGTTAATGAGACTGATAAGATTCTTATGGCTTTACGTCCATATCAAGTGTATGCAGTTGAAAAATTGATAGAGCGTGCACTTGAAACTAATAACAATGGTTTTATTTGGCATACGACAGGAAGCGGAAAAACTTTAACCTCTTTTAAAGCGAGTCAAATCTTGTCGCAACAAGAAGGTATTAAGAAAGTCATCTTTTTAGTAGACCGAAAAGATTTAGACAGTCAAACGTTGGCTGAATTTAATAAATTCCAAGAAGATTCTGTTGACTTAACAGACAGCACGCGTAAATTGTTAAAGCAACTAGGGGATGCAACATTACCATTAATTGTGACAACCATCCAAAAGATGGCACATGCGATTAAATCGAATGACCCGGTTATGAATCAGTACGAGCACGACAAAGTCGTATTTATTATAGATGAATGTCACCGAAGTCAATTCGGTGAAATGCACCGCTCAGTTAAACAACATTTTAAAAATGCGCAATACTTTGGTTTTACTGGTACACCGCGTTTTGAGGAGAACAAGAGTCAAGATGGCCGTGCCACTGCCGACATCTTTGATAAATGTTTGCATCATTATTTAATTAAAGATGCGATAAGAGATGGTAATGTTCTTGGTTTCTCTGTAGATTATGCACGTACATTTGACCCTAAAAAAGACTTAGAAGAAGAATATGTTAGTAAAATCAATGAAAAAGAAGTTTGGATGGCGGAAGAAAGAATCAGTAAAATTACTAATCATATCATTGAAAACTATGCTAAAAAAACAAGAAATGGTCATTATACTTCTATGCTCACAGTACAAAGTATTCCGATGGCTATTGCCTATTATGAAGCTTTTAAAAAAGCAAAAGAAGCAGGTAAACATAATTTAAATGTCACAACCATTTTTACATTTCAACCTAATGAAGATTCAAATGAACAAGAAGATTTTGTACATTCAAGAGAAATGTTAGATCGCGTCATGGTAGACTATAATGCAATGTTTGGGACAAACTTTAACACGGATTATTTTGATGGCTTTTTCTCTGATGTCTCTAAAAAGATGAAGAAAGTGATACCTGGAGAAAAAATAGACATTCTTATCGTTGTTGACATGTTTTTAACAGGATTTGATAGTAAAAAATTGAATACGCTTTATGTTGATAAAAATCTAAAATATCACAATTTGATTCAAGCTTATTCAAGAACGAATCGTGTTGAAAAAGAAACAAAGCCTTATGGTAATATTGTTTGTTATCGTGACTTGAAAGTGGAAACAGATCAAGCGATAGAAATCTTTTCACAAACTGATAATACAGATACTGTACTCAGTGGCTCATATGAAGAATATCTAGCTGACTTTAAGGAAATATTGAAGCAATTATTTGCGCTGGTTATCACACCCGCTGATGTAGATCAGTTAGAGCGAGAAGATGACCAAAAAGAATTTGTATTGATATTTAGAGCTTTAGCAAGCTTATTGTTAAAATTAAAAACGTTTGAAGAGTTTGAATTTACACCAGAACAGTTGGGAATTAGCGAGCAAACCTTTGAAGATTATAAGAGTAAGTATTTAAACTTATATGAAAAAGTAGTGAAAAGTAATAAAGAAGAGTCTGAGGGTGTTTCTATCCTTGAGGATATTGATTTTAAAGTAGAAATTCTTAGAAATGATTTAATCAATGTACAATATATTATGAACTTAATTGGTCAGATTGAACTTAAGGATAAAGTTGAACAAGAACGTAATCGGAAACAAATTCACCAATTATTGGATCGTGCAGATGATGAACAATTACGTCTAAAAGCAGATTTAATCCGTCAATTTTTAGATAAAGTTGTGCCAACATTAAAAGAAGGTACAGATGTGAATGAAGCTTACTATCAATATGAAGAAGCTGAAAAGCATAAAGAAATTGAAGCATTTGCGGAAGATAAAGCATATCCGTATCAATTGTTAGGTCATATTATCGAAGAGTATGAATATAGTGGCAGTATTAATAAAAATACTATTGATGAAGGATTGAAGAACCAAGGTGGATTTTTAGCAAGAACGAAAACAGCGAATAAAATCAAAAGCTTTGTTATGGAAACAGCACAAAAAATATAGCAGCATAGAATAAATTTTAAAAATAACTGCAGTTTTACTTTACTGCAGTTATTTTTAGGTGTATACTTCATGTAGTAGAATAAAACTTCAAGGAGATGAGTGCAATCAAACCGTTAATCCGATATCACAGTGGGACGATTATCAATCGCTTAACCCCCGTTGCAGATGCACTTGGCACGCCGATAATGATTTATGACCAAAACATGATGGACGAGGATTTAGGTAAATATACCCGGCATCCAACTCAGCCCAAAATGATAACTTTGGAAGAAGGGCACAATGCGAAATGTATTGAAGCAGGACAGATCGTTTTCAATATGATTACTGGAGAATGTGTCATTGTAAGTTCTAAGTATTCAGGGGCAATCTTACCGTATAACTATACACATATTGAAGTAGATAGAGATAGAGTTTATCCACGCTATCTTGTGTATTGGTTAAACTACTCACCGAAAGCATTAAAACAAATCAAGCTTTATCAACAAGGTGGAAGCATGATTAAAAAAATTACGCATAAGCAGTTACAAGCATTAGAAATACCGTTGCCTTGTATGCACCAGCAAGAATTAATAGGAAACTTAGCACATAGCAGAGTGAGATTAAAATACTTAAAAGCTAAAAGAGAACATCTGATGGATACTTATTTAAGAGCGATTTTATTTAGGGAGGAACATTAATATGTCAATTACGGAGAAACAACGTCAACAACAAGCGGAATTACAGAAAAAATTATGGAGTATTGCGAACGATTTGCGTGGGAATATGGATGCAAGTGAGTTTAGAAACTATATTTTAGGGTTAATCTTTTATCGCTTTTTGTCTGAAAAAACAGAAGTTCAAGTTGATGTTTTACTTGAGGGAGAAAACATGACTTATGAACAAGCATGGCAAAATGAAGATTATAAAGCAGCATTAGAAGCAGAATTATTAGAACGTATCGGTTATGTGATTGAACCACAAGACTTATTTAGCACTTTAATAAAAAAAATTGAGAATCAAACATTTGAAATAGAGGACTTGCATAAAGCCATCAGTAAAATTGAAACTTCTACAAGAGGCCAAGAGAGTGAAGACGATTTTGATCATCTTTTTGATGACATGGATTTAAATTCTTCGCGTCTAGGGAATACAAATGCTGCACGTACAAAATTAATTTCTAAAGTCATGATGAATTTATCTACTTTACCATTTGTGCATAGTGATATCGAAATTGATATGTTAGGTGACGCATATGAATACTTAATTGGCCAATTTGCAGCAACAGCAGGGTAAAAAAGCAGGAGAGTTCTATACGCCTCAACAAGTTTCTAAAATATTAGCTAAAATCGTAACTGCAAATAAACAAGACTTAAAAAATGTTTATGACCCTACATGTGGCTCAGGTTCTTTATTATTGAGAGTGGGACGAGAAGCGAATGTAAGACATTATTATGGTCAAGAATACAACAGCACAACATTCAACCTCGCTCGAATGAACATGTTGCTACATGACGTGAACTACAATCATTTTCTCTATTGAAAATGGTGACACATTAGAACATCCAGCAGTATTGGAAGAAAAATTTGAAGCGGTGGTTGCTAACCCACCATACAGCGCAAAATGGAGCGCAGACCCATCATTTTTAGATGATGAGCGTTTTAGTAACTATGGTAAATTAGCACCAAAGTCAAAAGCGGACTTTGCCTTCATTCAACATATGATTTATCACTTAGATGACAATGGTACAATGGCTGTTATCTTACCACACGGTGTGCTTTTCCGTGGCGCTGCAGAAGGTGTAATTAGAAAGTATCTCATTGAAGAAAAAAACTATTTAGACGCTATCATTGGGTTACCAGCAAACCTCTTTTTCGGTACGAGTATCCCTACAGCGATATTAGTTTTTAAAAAATGTCGTGAAAAAGATGAAAATGTCTTATTTATTGATGCATCACAATCATTCGAAAAAGGGAAAAATCAAAACCATCTTTCAGATGAAGATGTGAATAAAATTGTCGAAACGTACTTAAAGCGTGAAGACATCGAGAAATACAGTCACGTTGTTACTTTAGATGAAATTAAAGAGAATGACTATAACCTAAATATTCCAAGATACGTGGATACTTTTGAAGAGGAAGAGCCTGTTGACTTAGAGGCAGTTCAGCAAGAAATCAAAGCAGTGGATGAAGAAATTGCATCATTAGAAAAAGAAATTGCAGGTTACCTCAAAGAATTGGGAGTTGAGATGCATGACTAATGAAACAAAAAATGTGCCTGAACTAAGATTTCCTGAGTTTGATGGTGAATGGGAGAAAAAAGTTCTTGGTGAAATAAGCAATAGAGTTAAACGTAAAAATACCAATTCTGTCTCTAAAATGCCCTTAACTATTTCAGGGGCATTAGGTTTAGTAGATCAGGTTACATACTTTAGTAAGTCAGTATCTGCTAAAAACTTGGATAATTATACGCTGATTAAAAATGGTGAGTTTGCATATAATAAAAGTTATTCGAATGGTTATCCATTGGGTGCAATTAAAAGATTAGAGAGATATGATCAAGGTGCATTATCAACGCTATATATTTGCTTTAAATTTAATGATAATCAAAGTTCAGAATTTATGAAACATTACTTCGAATCAGATAAATGGTATAAAGAAGTTTCTCAAATAGCTGTAGAAGGAGCCAGAAATCATGGTTTACTAAATATTCCAGTAAACGACTTCTTTTCTATAAATTTGTTTACACCAATGTTGCTTGAACAACAAAAGATCGGTGAATTTTTTAGCAAACTCGATCATCAAATCGAGTTAGAGGAGAAAAAATTAGCTTTGTTAGAAGAACAGAAAAAGGGCTATGTGCAAAAGATTTTCTCACAAGAATTAAGATTTAAAGATGAGAATGGAAATAATTATCCAGAGTGGAATGAGCAAAAACTTGAAGAATTAGGAACATTCAATTCTGGAGTTGGATTTCCAGAAAAATATCAAGGCGGAAATTTAGGAATA from Staphylococcus schleiferi includes the following:
- the ausA gene encoding aureusimine non-ribosomal peptide synthetase AusA, with protein sequence MVLYENASITQHYGPDLFNRDPSIPPHTYVVHLPKSMEVQRLLYALTQLVQTQSLLRASFKYVEGELKYQIRQFAPFIEVVHEDCVSSDLDFESDLEQNPFDLTLPTTAPLFTFKIICFTDCTLLQFNVSPLIFDAASMPIFLSQLSHYYEKPFQLITLTQSFTELIQQMHQLRRLPSFQMQLQQWQSHQGVRDTYHAYMPVQSLTDQHHTQWQMVKIQHDELSLDDIYSGIILANHFIGRSEDVHVGLTTTRTPSFDEGKAIGPRIRILPGCFHVDRTLSYQQFKTQLSSRMNTIVDEEVLHLTDLIEARTGFPFETLIHSEPIHYTFEIAGEVCEAERLKPIETEAALDVYVQEVENGYVVKMLYNRNQYDDLTIETYANLIRHLCLQGVTRPEVPMNTFSLMTTDQDESLLQQLLRTESATFATVPELFAEQVQRHHDKIAVRFENDSLTYAQLDRLTNQVARQIRARGVKPNDYIAVMAERSMEMIVAVLGIVKSGAAYVPIDPDYPEARIQYILEDVQPALLVLHQVELDTTVPTVSLKDLQVGSEAAVPVVNHSDDDVYVIYTSGTTGQPKGTRIMHQSVDRLVKAVDYVTLDETTKILLSGTIAFDAVTFEIYGALLNGGELVVLSKDQLLNPKALGQAIRKYEINTMWLTASLFNATVSRHVEALEPLSYLLVGGEALTRKWVELLHQRPKHPQIINGYGPTESTTFTTTYAMPETIPARIPIGKPIRETDLYILQGTQRCGVGVPGELCIGGAGLAKEYLNRPELTASRFIDYPFGTGKVYRTGDLVRLQPDGEIDYLGRLDKQVKIRGFRIELTEIERAIERIHGVNKAVVVIREIEGDKQLYAFYEGEQEISNHTMTTTLSAQMPSYMVPLSFQRIDQIPMTVNGKLNTQALPDPELRLQSDYAAPRNEIEQVLCHIFEEVLHIERVSIHDHFFELGGHSLKATLVVNRIERELHKSMTVGDLMKYPTVALLSARLEDVSETHSEMIPIITSNQQAYPASAAQSGMYFLWQLNPDDTVYNVPFIWQLSAPLDIAKLRHAVSQLIERHEILRTQFGMENQQVYQYIQDCYTPDFEVVTLDEQDPQVLVERMVQPFDLEHDRLLRIRYIQTPEDDFLFMDTHHSVNDGMSQTLILDELSQLYQDKSLPTMTHQYKDYSEWIKQRDMTDHHAYWHQLLAETPPTLELPLDYPRPHVKSTEGDMYQWQLDEVLSHKIRQYVQQHDVTDFMFFMSVIMVLLSQYSRQEEIVLGSVMSARTHPDTERMLGMFANSVVFKGQPTRNKPWLTFLEEMKTMSLAAYAHQDYPFSVLVDELIAQRDASRHPFFDVIVVRQNNEVHHAHFGHSRLTHQPPKSTTAKFDLSFIIEEVHHQFVWNIEYRTDLFQKETIHHMCDQFEVMIQTILEQDLLRIGQLPIARPDMRQWLETHVTPKPMAYPEQETVGSRIEQLALQTPEATALIFDNQHHSIHRLYRRALAIARHLYEQGCRKGDRVALLMTRGPEMIESMIAAAWLGCPYVPIDPDYPASRIDFILKDAEVKHILTNAPAHSTTVTNSDVRSCVIREDDAQVIQSSEHVEANDVLYMIYTSGTTGQPKGVQITHRNVMNLVTGWSQYIQLTSQDVLLQYANIVFDASVMEIYCALFNACPLVIASERERKDIFALEHCLRTQHVTVASIPAQLCMMMTDYHLRCLVTGGSVSTPELVDRVRPHCEMYVNAYGPTESTVITTAWMDDGKSTLQRVPIGRPIPNVQVYIMSEGRLCGVGVPGELCIAGDSLAKGYLNRPEVNAQAFIPHPWGDGQLYRTGDLARYLNNGEIEFLGRIDQQQKLNGYRIELEEITNQMNQIAGVLDSAVTVDRTRAHPFLVGYYVAETEQSDVIRRALTDQLPQYMVPQVFIKLDQLPLTPNGKLDTKALPAADSQQVRTLTPPRNKQEQQYVDVFEQVLNVSPIGIDDDFFELGGNSLATMKVVMLLKHKGIETSMQAIYEYKTIRALINQSESTQLNVPGNIDALQTMIATNQTPLSKVSQQSLGTVLLTGATGFLGAYLLYELTERHQRVHCLVRAESASQARDRLIDNLNHYFEPSTCEKMMHNVDIIYGDTNQDFTQLATSIDTIIHAAARTDHFGEDEDFYEANVKSTAQLISLAKQAQAQLIYISTLSVAGTFSEEQEDTQFSETAIFKNQQITSPYARSKFYAELEVLQAMREGLKAKMMRVGNLTSSRHGNITMKNMRTNRFSIVMHDLLQLDKIGVSAAQTPISFSFVDEAAQMVVQFAEIQQSTYNIFHITNNHEYTMQSMLEKLTNRTIKVVDDATFDQYVHDAGYYAWVGLMHHDDKLKPAIITQDFTQSVMNALDLSWSELSETWLARWQQRLNDTFK
- the ausB gene encoding aureusimine biosynthesis 4'-phosphopantetheinyl transferase AusB, which gives rise to MILIVNLEKMTTAITKQLAHKQYLFKRNHTKHHYKSNENQHCIGELLVHYGLKTMYQLDPLDWQFKFGAYGKPYIDTPQPVFISLSYSGKYVACAFDQSEIGLDIENLSTIEWQRLKMQFTNEEAQWIDNETQFYMIWTQKEAYAKLTGKGLSEGVATNNVLEPLYFHGQPVAFQTQIKDILMIQLCQAAPCTQTPMIEVDVATLLK